Proteins encoded within one genomic window of Neodiprion fabricii isolate iyNeoFabr1 chromosome 6, iyNeoFabr1.1, whole genome shotgun sequence:
- the LOC124185524 gene encoding nose resistant to fluoxetine protein 6-like yields MPTVRPWTVIIVGLTVSHFSIAFAGAKDESIWKTQRSGKEIDAQVELVYENDSGSMLPLLSRDLTLLGQAVDMISNDACKDQCKSMMAGIHNLTSWAVKFYDASGKFPEGVLGGSLYQLGNFDECLQIGPLDDAPLGVNGQYCLGEVGIGVPDLYRNRNGTIWKDFGPPLERSDVVVTKLYWGICVPAACEPQDVEDVVRSVLAVAFSGSRLKLTPRIPEGSCYKRTSESYNNLDIAYTWLIFSLIFLLFAGTAFHLTYLIRKKNIPEGMLPEALMGFSVILNMRKLNSSPKMEEIDLSCISGIKVIAMLIIITGHSLIFIISGPVLNLKFWQVAVTKVENAVFLNNPLLVDTFLLLSGFLITSLVLNQLNKGYSINFLFVYLLRYIRLTPAYFVVVGFYMTWFSKLGSGPMWSRVYLEQERCLASWWSNILYVNNYVKTDQLCMFQSWYLSVDTQLFVLAPLVIYPLHKWRKVGEFILAAVTAVSVVIPFVITLTNNLDPTLLVYSDEMSDLSTNYFFITSYVKTHMRACSYCFGLVFGYVVHRIRLSDYKLSSTTVTIGWLFASLSLIGSMFTIVIFYGPLKNFKPVEAALYASLHRVFWSLGTGWVILACVTKNGGVAAKILQWRPFLLLSRLTYCAYLMNGVVVLGNVASTRSPQYLDFVALCQQCAAHWVVTFVGALVLSMTCESPILRLEKLFLPRGRQKANTDRKNESQDTNTTDA; encoded by the exons ATGCCTACGGTCAGACCGTGGACAGTTATAATAGTGGGACTAACCGTCTCCCATTTTTCGATTGCCTTTGCCGGGGCAAAAGATGAGAGTATATGGAAAACGCAGAGGTCCGGAAAGGAGATCGATGCCCAGGTGGAGCTCGTCTACGAAAATGACAGCGGAAGCATGCTTCCGTTGTTGTCGAGAGATCTGACTCTTCTGGGCCAGGCCGTCGACATGATAAGCAACGACGCCTGCAAGGATCAATGCAAGTCGATGATGGCGGGAATTCACAACCTGACGTCATGGGCCGTAAAGT TTTACGACGCGTCGGGAAAATTTCCCGAAGGAGTACTCGGCGGATCCTTGTACCAGCTGGGAAATTTCGACGAATGCCTTCAGATCGGCCCTCTCGACGACGCACCTCTGGGGGTCAACGGACAGTATTGCCTCGGGGAGGTGGGAATCGGCGTGCCTGATCTTTACCGTAATCGAAATGGCACTATTTGGAAGGATTTTGGC CCTCCGTTGGAGAGGTCCGATGTTGTGGTGACGAAACTCTATTGGGGAATCTGCGTACCAGCGGCTTGCGAACCCCAAGACGTGGAGGATGTGGTTCGGTCCGTTTTGGCGGTAGCCTTCAGCGGCTCTCGTTTGAAATTGACGCCAAGGATACCGGAGGGTTCTTGCTACAAGAGAACGTCTGAGAGCTACAACAATCTGGACATTGCTTACAC ATGGTTAATATTCTCACTGATATTCCTCCTATTTGCGGGAACTGCGTTTCACCTAACGTATCTTATAAGGAAAAAGAATATACCTGAAG gTATGCTGCCCGAAGCGCTCATGGGATTCTCTGTGATATTGAATATGAGAAAACTGAACAGCAGTCCGAAAATGGAAGAGATAGATCTGAGCTGTATTTCTGGTATCAAGGTGATCGCGATGCTGATAATAATCACGGGACACTCACTGATATTTATCATCAGCGGTCCTGTATTGAATCTAAAATTTTGGCAAGTT GCTGTGACAAAAGTGGAAAATGCAGTATTCCTCAACAACCCTCTTTTGGTAGATACGTTCCTGTTGCTGAGTGGATTTCTCATCACTAGCCTCGTCCTCAATCAACTCAACAAAGGATACTCCATCAACTTCCTCTTCGTATATCTTCTACGTTACATAAG ATTGACACCGGCGTACTTCGTGGTCGTTGGATTCTACATGACTTGGTTCTCAAAACTGGGCTCTGGTCCAATGTGGTCTCGCGTTTACCTGGAACAAGAGCGATGCCTGGCTTCATGGTGGTCCAACATTTTGTACGTCAACAATTACGTGAAAACTGACCAATTG TGCATGTTCCAATCCTGGTACCTGTCCGTCGACACGCAGCTCTTCGTGCTTGCTCCACTGGTGATTTATCCCCTGCACAAATGGCGTAAAGTTGGAGAGTTCATTCTAGCGGCGGTTACAGCTGTGTCAGTTGTCATACCATTCGTCATAACGTTAACGAACAACTTGGACCCGACGTTACTGGTCTACAGCGA CGAGATGTCGGACTTGTCaacaaattactttttcataaCGAGCTACGTCAAAACCCACATGAGGGCGTGCTCGTACTGCTTTGGATTAGTTTTCGGATACGTAGTACACCGAATACGACTGTCAGATTACAAACTGTCATCG ACGACGGTAACAATCGGATGGCTGTTCGCGAGCTTGTCTCTCATAGGCTCCATGTTCACAATCGTGATTTTTTATGGACCTCTGAAAAACTTCAAGCCAGTCGAAGCTGCACTCTACGCGTCCTTGCACAGAGTCTTCTGGAGTCTGGGTACAGGATGGGTTATCTTAGCCTGCGTTACTAAAAACGGAG GTGTCGCGGCAAAGATACTCCAGTGGCGGCCATTCTTACTCCTCAGTCGTTTGACCTATTGCGCTTACCTGATGAATGGAGTGGTCGTCTTAGGGAACGTGGCTTCCACTCGGAGCCCACAGTACCTAGATTTCGTTGCTTTG TGTCAACAATGCGCAGCCCATTGGGTGGTCACGTTCGTTGGCGCTCTGGTATTATCCATGACGTGCGAATCTCCAATACTTAGACTGGAAAAACTCTTCTTGCCACGAG gGAGACAAAAGGCAAATACCGACAGGAAAAATGAGAGCCAAGATACCAATACTACAGACGCCTGA
- the LOC124185521 gene encoding uncharacterized protein LOC124185521, whose amino-acid sequence MTAPAMGMVHLLQAGCGVQLARILFLVLALASLLFLIPDGVGAFRIRDGGGSASIEQTRTSCNPLFGKCAHHKTSGLSATTSSSPIIGLRRRFEGATAFPSRPTKSQPLVEESGEVRDNDRAHAGASSYVKSKFEKVASVKVPDVVRAQLRNSAVTKAAASGFARSSIQSKSYSGNSYEDDDGTIETEENKDDNDDSEDYDEENDDDDEDRDDTDGEEENDGEDGNEDEDEDVENYSKDEEGSQTESEEEIKDDEATKSSENEDDDEDADYGRIKVEDEQVLGSNNEDVESAESVEDKHIRIKHEAKIAKQDMPSDKMSIKVTPVHHMWSIENSTRQSIEDIEKLITADSTGQSNEDMEAATKTTRHDDGASDQAAVVDLVEENGDKFVAQETEFDGTTLDASKISVSKYSTSENGDDGDQSEVKKDDTGKVEDVVVPPPRKLERVRLADKSKSMEVVLGRSIEDSFDKAAPQKVTKTEPRQVQKVSSDAEKIEVLKPASTDKQKSESLLVVKPSENISLPLASQNTNGTVKKGKNKAGPRQPTKEAKPPPQPLAKQSEKSKVKVPERESDQKSTKSNAKPKKRMEASITLSELNDLLLTTPSFTPNFTAIENPVCQQHGKIFLRQLRGYKLWALQMLDSSAKVPSGLLRGNINQLGDFDQCLGVKAYVKVDEKTVKVQGKYCLATIDLQATRHDTKIPVNFMQSRAFLRASMNGPSHFIPRFTTANWALCVPAACSPADVQSVIKDALSAYNESMGLRFSIGVDPDSCYVKQKAQPYSKETVAILYFYAMTVCLVLVATLRDFFLTFDRPGSYSERIIMAFSLRRTTTLLLQDSQSGNDIRCIHGIRTLATILLYVAHKLIPMSRIPFANRISLTEVANNPISSILRVSLVYTDSFLLLSGVLTAYNMAKEYNKRGEIRWFCRFVTRFIRLTPVLLAVVFWYAFVMEHVGSGPQWNSVVKSNADLCKKNAWTNLLYIQNFLPFEEMCATHTHQLALDMQLSLIAPMLVFFLYNKPVIGILVILFLLQVSATLRYLATTNNYLSLVIFHGMTLKHLYKTANLTYALPLHRATPYLFGTALGTLMHYTGKQVRIHKILVIIGWVVAAALGFWSLFSPWRSARRDYTYDVEEATYYAVVLPVFWAISLSWVIFASFTQNGGVLNRFLSHHWLVVLSRISYSVYLTQFAVFFYNVGITRYTAEFQLHRSIDLYEAAAVISVSVTLTLLLDLPMQEVKNVIMEFTDGLTVDKVSSVDKADEETTETENHILVKQVEKDSALADEEVESTGWDWQKDIVSSRNIEDEYLDGEETLDVQTFKNDHPRRKSFIRRNAEEEEEIPTWDWIQTPVRKIPRRSNDEDKEVRRERRSLSRQEILANDYVDEPKALKRSSVQQPRDEDVCRRDGRSQPRTWESRKTMVQDLQESSRNFKQRDDSFLRAGDGRKSDLKDHEVLSRESTKGERPSSKDTDGVSASMWRPIEQPSWEYVNRERSASQSARDGKRTVTKGLDGQSSALRSSTGSLPRASDLQRKVLSDTEEPTYWKKKQLPAKVLPLEEPRVSDEENWEYELRLRRQKIGKILPSDETGTASEEEDWSMLRRRSSAEGKMALLNDSSEIKSFGAWSISKVPNTTSDAYSHEPSESEEENAYDVTRNDYRETRPPFRERYDTQSEDETSWNPSRQQSRPAVSPTTFVDEEKDPSSYDFMLKKVSKRTSLQNLDRISQEELEAEEDTGWDFVKEENADMSDSQTTSTGLFKRASIIRSQASEEDPEYVLPERPKLVEQEQEHPFKKAWQMQKSRSEEDGPVGFLVKDKDARPRSGGSEGRKDAPQQDEIKRARPSAGGQNEDLSYFGGDEAESTSVSYPASNSGDSASLDWIEDEERSTVSGLEETELESTESAEKDAEFLTGKKEQMRYSEEANWEWNQEET is encoded by the exons ATGACTGCGCCCGCCATGGGCATGGTTCACCTTCTCCAAGCAGGCTGCGGAGTTCAGCTGGCTAGGATTCTGTTTCTAGTGTTGGCGTTGGCTTCACTACTGTTTCTGATCCCGGATGGCGTGGGTGCGTTCCGTATTCGAGACGGCGGCGGTTCAGCTTCTATCGAGCAAACGCGAACCTCGTGCAATCCCCTCTTCGGCAAGTGCGCTCATCATAAAACGTCCGGATTGTCAGCCACCACCTCGTCGTCCCCCATAATCGGGTTACGCAGGAGATTCGAGGGTGCAACCGCATTCCCGTCACGTCCGACGAAAAGTCAACCACTTGTTGAAGAGTCGGGTGAAGTGCGTGACAATGATCGAGCACATGCGGGTGCTTCCAGTTACGTCAAGTCAAAGTTCGAAAAAGTGGCAAGTGTTAAGGTTCCGGATGTCGTTAGAGCTCAGCTCAGGAATTCCGCTGTGACAAAAGCTGCTGCTAGTGGTTTTGCCCGGAGTAGCATTCAGTCGAAGTCTTACTCTGGAAATTCTTACGAGGATGACGATGGCACGATAGAGACTGAGGAGAACAAGGATGATAACGACGATAGCGAAGACTATGATGAAGaaaatgacgatgacgatgaagaTCGCGATGACACTGATGGCGAGGAAGAAAATGACGGTGAGGATGGAAatgaagacgaagacgaagatgTCGAGAACTATTCCAAAGATGAAGAAGGAAGTCAAACAGAATCGGAAGAAGAGATTAAGGATGACGAGGCCACCAAATCCAGTGAAAATGAGGACGATGACGAAGATGCTGACTATGGACGAATAAAAGTCGAAGACGAACAGGTTCTCGGCTCAAATAACGAGGATGTTGAAAGTGCTGAGTCTGTGGAAGATAAACACATCAGAATAAAGCACGAAGCTAAAATTGCGAAGCAGGATATGCCAAGTGATAAAATGAGCATAAAAGTTACTCCTGTGCATCACATGTGGTCCATTGAAAATAGTACAAGGCAGAGCATTGAagatatcgaaaaattaataacagcAGACAGTACGGGACAAAGCAACGAAGATATGGAAGCCGCGACTAAAACCACACGGCATGATGACGGAGCCAGTGATCAAGCTGCAGTGGTGGATCTCGTTGAAGAAAATGGTGATAAATTTGTCGCTCAGGAAACAGAATTCGACGGGACAACTCTGGATGCTTCGAAAATCAGTGTTAGTAAATACTCGACCAGTGAAAATGGCGACGACGGCGATCAATCAGAGGTGAAAAAGGATGACACAGGTAAAGTCGAGGATGTGGTTGTACCTCCGCCACGAAAGCTTGAACGTGTCAGACTCGCCGACAAATCGAAATCAATGGAAGTAGTTCTCGGTAGGTCGATTGAAGACTCGTTTGATAAAGCTGCACCTCAAAAGGTTACGAAAACTGAGCCTCGACAGGTACAGAAAGTTTCGAGCGACGCAGAGAAAATCGAAGTCCTGAAGCCAGCGTCCACCGATAAGCAGAAGTCGGAATCATTGCTTGTCGTAAAACCATCAGAAAATATCAGCCTACCTCTCGCCTCGCAAAACACGAATGGAACGGTAAAAAAGGGAAAGAACAAAGCAGGACCCAGGCAGCCCACAAAGGAAGCCAAGCCACCGCCCCAGCCACTGGCAAAACAATCCGAAAAGTCCAAAGTCAAGGTCCCTGAAAGAGAATCAGATCAAAAGTCAACTA AGTCAAATGCTAAGCCAAAGAAACGGATGGAGGCCTCCATCACTCTGTCGGAACTGAACGACTTATTACTGACCACACCGTCATTTACGCCAAACTTTACCGCTATAGAAAACCCCGTCTGCCAGCAGcacggaaaaatatttctacgaCAACTTCGTGGATACAAATTGTGGGCCTTGCAAA TGTTGGATTCGAGCGCTAAAGTGCCATCGGGCTTGTTACGCGGTAACATAAATCAGCTGGGCGACTTTGACCAATGTCTGGGTGTCAAGGCGTACGTCAAGGTCGATGAGAAGACGGTTAAGGTCCAGGGAAAGTATTGCCTGGCAACTATTGATTTGCAGGCGACGAGACACGACACGAAAATTCCTGTGAACTTTATGCAGAGCCGAGCGTTCCTCAGAGCCAGCATGAACGGG CCATCGCACTTCATTCCAAGATTCACTACCGCTAACTGGGCACTTTGTGTTCCGGCTGCCTGCTCACCAGCGGACGTTCAATCGGTGATAAAGGACGCTCTTAGCGCTTACAACGAATCAATGGGACTAAGGTTTTCCATCGGTGTTGACCCGGATTCTTGCTACGTTAAACAGAAGGCGCAGCCGTACTCCAAGGAGACAGTTGCCATTTT GTATTTTTACGCGATGACAGTGTGCCTGGTCTTGGTTGCGACGCTGCGTGATTTTTTCCTCACTTTCGACAGGCCGG GCAGCTATTCCGAAAGAATTATAATGGCATTCTCATTGCGACGAACGACGACGTTACTACTGCAGGATTCCCAAAGCGGGAACGACATCCGATGCATACATGGTATCAGAACGCTGGCGACAATTTTACTCTACGTGGCTCACAAACTGATCCCCATGTCCAGAATACCTTTTGCAAACAGAATATCTTTAACTGAG GTGGCCAATAATCCGATCAGTTCTATTCTAAGGGTTTCGCTCGTATACACGGACTCGTTCCTACTTCTGAGCGGAGTTTTAACCGCGTACAACATGGCTAAGGAATACAATAAACGTGGGGAGATTCGATGGTTCTGTCGATTTGTCACCAGGTTCATCAG GTTAACACCAGTGCTTCTGGCTGTGGTGTTTTGGTACGCGTTTGTCATGGAGCACGTGGGATCTGGACCACAGTGGAACAGCGTTGTCAAGAGCAACGCTGATCTCTGCAAGAAAAATGCCTGGACCAATTTACTTTACATTCAAAATTTCTTGCCATTTGAAGAAATG TGCGCCACGCACACGCATCAGCTTGCTTTGGACATGCAACTGTCTTTGATAGCCCCGATGCTGGTTTTCTTCCTCTACAACAAACCAGTAATCGGTATCCTTGTTATACTTTTCCTGCTACAAGTATCGGCAACTCTCCGCTATCTGGCTACGACGAACAACTATTTATCTTTGGTTATTTTTCACGGAATGAC gCTGAAGCACTTGTACAAAACGGCTAATTTGACGTACGCGCTGCCATTGCACCGAGCCACCCCTTACCTCTTTGGTACAGCGCTTGGCACACTCATGCATTACACCGGGAAGCAAGTTCGAATTCACAAG ATACTTGTAATTATTGGATGGGTAGTGGCTGCTGCCTTGGGATTCTGGTCGTTATTTTCCCCGTGGAGATCGGCTAGAAGAGATTACACTTATGATGTTGAGGAAGCAACTTATTATGCCGTGGTCCTGCCAGTGTTCTGGGCCATTTCTTTATCGTGGGTTATATTTGCCTCGTTTACCCAAAATGGAG GAGTATTAAACAGATTTTTGTCCCACCATTGGCTGGTGGTATTGAGCAGGATTTCTTACTCCGTTTACCTGACACAATTTGCGGTATTCTTCTACAACGTCGGAATCACAAGGTATACGGCAGAATTCCAACTTCATAGATCC ATCGATTTGTATGAAGCAGCAGCCGTTATCAGCGTATCAGTGACATTGACGCTGCTTCTGGATTTGCCTATGCAAGAAGTAAAGAACGTGATAATGGAATTCACAGATGGATTGACGGTGGATAAGGTCAGCAGCGTGGATAAGGCTGATGAAGAAACGACTGAGACTGAAAACCACATATTAGTAAAACAAGTAGAAAAAGACAGCGCACTAGCTGACGAAGAAGTTGAGTCCACTGGCTGGGATTGGCAAAAGGACATAGTTTCGAGCAGGAATATCGAGGATGAATATCTAGATGGTGAAGAAACACTTGACGTTCAGACATTCAAGAATGACCATCCTAGAAGAAAATCATTCATTAGACGCAACgcggaggaggaagaggaaattCCCACGTGGGACTGGATACAAACCCCTGTTAGAAAAATACCAAGACGAAGCAACGACGAGGACAAAGAAGTGAGGAGGGAAAGGAGAAGCCTTAGTCGTCAGGAAATATTAGCGAACGACTACGTAGATGAACCGAAAGCTCTAAAGAGATCTTCCGTTCAACAACCACGGGACGAAGATGTTTGCAGAAGAGATGGACGGTCGCAGCCTAGAACTTGGGAAAGTAGAAAAACAATGGTACAGGATCTACAGGAATCGTCAAGGAATTTCAAACAGAGAGACGATTCATTCTTGAGAGCTGGTGACGGCAGAAAGTCAGACCTCAAGGATCACGAAGTCCTATCGAGGGAGTCAACGAAAGGAGAACGACCTTCATCGAAAGATACTGATGGAGTCTCGGCTTCAATGTGGAGACCGATAGAGCAGCCGTCATGGGAATACGTGAACAGAGAGCGTTCAGCCTCTCAGAGCGCGAGAGATGGGAAAAGAACAGTAACGAAAGGTTTGGATGGACAATCATCAGCGCTCAGATCGTCGACGGGATCTTTGCCACGTGCAAGTGATCTCCAGAGAAAAGTACTGAGTGATACAGAAGAGCCGACATATTGGAAGAAGAAGCAATTACCGGCGAAGGTCTTGCCGTTGGAAGAACCGAGGGTGAGTGACGAGGAGAACTGGGAATACGAGCTGCGGTTACGAAGGCAGAAGATAGGCAAGATTTTGCCATCCGATGAAACTGGAACTGCGAGCGAAGAGGAGGACTGGAGCATGCTGAGGAGACGATCTTCAGCCGAAGGTAAAATGGCTCTGTTGAACGACTCGtcagaaataaaaagtttcgGCGCTTGGAGTATCAGCAAAGTGCCAAACACGACCTCCGATGCCTATTCACACGAGCCGAGCGAAAGTGAGGAAGAAAATGCGTACGATGTTACTAGAAATGATTATCGCGAGACTAGACCTCCATTCCGAGAACGGTACGACACCCAGAGCGAAGACGAGACGAGCTGGAACCCGTCTAGGCAACAGTCACGCCCTGCCGTAAGTCCAACGACATTTGTAGATGAGGAAAAAGATCCGTCGAGCTACGATTTTATGTTGAAAAAGGTAAGCAAACGGACGTCGCTGCAGAATCTAGATAGAATTTCGCAGGAGGAACTGGAAGCGGAGGAGGATACTGGGTGGGATTTTGTCAAGGAAGAAAACGCTGATATGAGCGACAGCCAGACCACGTCAACTGGACTTTTCAAGCGGGCCTCCATTATCAGAAGTCAAGCGAGCGAGGAGGACCCGGAATACGTATTGCCAGAGCGGCCGAAGCTTGTTGAGCAGGAGCAGGAACATCCCTTCAAAAAGGCATGGCAGATGCAGAAGTCCAGGTCAGAGGAAGATGGCCCAGTAGGATTCTTAGTCAAGGATAAAGACGCCAGACCGCGGTCAGGTGGCTCGGAAGGACGAAAAGATGCTCCGCAACAGGACGAGATCAAACGTGCTAGGCCATCAGCAGGAGGACAGAACGAAGACCTTAGTTACTTTGGAGGCGATGAAGCGGAATCGACTTCAGTCTCATATCCTGCTAGTAATAGCGGTGATAGTGCTAGTCTGGATTGGATTGAGGATGAAGAACGCTCCACGGTTAGTGGGCTTGAGGAAACTGAGTTGGAGTCGACAGAGTCCGCAGAAAAAGATGCGGAGTTCCTGACtggaaaaaaggaacaaatgCGGTACTCGGAAGAGGCGAATTGGGAATGGAATCAAGAGGAGACTTGA